The genomic DNA CCGCCTCGGTCCCGGCGAACTGGCCAAGCGGCTCGGGCTGACGCCCGCCGCGATGACCCACCGGATCGACCGGATGGTCACCGAGGGCCTGGTCACCCGGGAGCGCGACGAGAACAACCGGGTGCGGGTGATCATCGAGCTGACCGAGGACGGCCGCGACAAGTGGCTGGAGCTGATGCGGATGGCCGCCGTCTTCGAGGCGGACATCCTCCAGGACATCACCGGCGAGGACCGGACGGCCTTCGCCGGCATGCTCTCCCGGATGCTGCGCCGGATCGAGGAGAGCCAGCCCGACGCCCTGGGCCGCACCGAGGACCTGGACTGAGCCGCACGGGCTCCGACGACGAGGGGGGACCGCGGATGACACGCGGGGAACTGATCACACTGCGGGCGATGGGGCCCGAGGACGCCGAGTCGCTGTGGCGCTGGAACCACGACGCCGAGGTGATGCGGTGGATGGACGACACCTACCCGTCCACCGTCGAGCAGGTCCGCGGCTGGCTCGGCGACCGGCCTCGCAACACCTACGCGGATGTGCTGTTCGGCATCGAGGCGACCGGGGACGGCGTGCTGATCGGCCTGGTGATGCTGCACGGCACCGAGCCGGAGAAGGGCATCGCCAAGCTCGACATCTACCTCGGCGAGAAGGAGTACTGGGGCCGCGGCTTCGCCACCGACGCGGTGCGCACCGCCTGCCGGTACGGCTTCGAGGAGATGCGCCTGCACAAGGTGACGCTCACCGTGGTCACCGAGAACCACGCCGCCCGCACGGTCTACGAGAAGGTCGGCTTCGTCGAGGAGGGCCGGCTGCGCCAGGTGTTCCGCCGCGACGGCGCGTGGTGGGACATGTTCACGATGGGCCTGCTGGCGGACG from Kitasatospora terrestris includes the following:
- a CDS encoding GNAT family protein, which codes for MTRGELITLRAMGPEDAESLWRWNHDAEVMRWMDDTYPSTVEQVRGWLGDRPRNTYADVLFGIEATGDGVLIGLVMLHGTEPEKGIAKLDIYLGEKEYWGRGFATDAVRTACRYGFEEMRLHKVTLTVVTENHAARTVYEKVGFVEEGRLRQVFRRDGAWWDMFTMGLLADELR
- a CDS encoding MarR family transcriptional regulator codes for the protein MSARRPEPADGGELGIAEQVAVYQREFPTVDPQVETIVSTLSRVSRRMNVAYGRQLAALGITSAEWEVLKALVIAGSPYRLGPGELAKRLGLTPAAMTHRIDRMVTEGLVTRERDENNRVRVIIELTEDGRDKWLELMRMAAVFEADILQDITGEDRTAFAGMLSRMLRRIEESQPDALGRTEDLD